The following proteins are encoded in a genomic region of Rattus rattus isolate New Zealand chromosome 2, Rrattus_CSIRO_v1, whole genome shotgun sequence:
- the Eid2 gene encoding EP300-interacting inhibitor of differentiation 2: MSQLPPVSSVPQTGAASGDRELPQAEVGGERRALPGPERPEEIGEGPMAADREGPAAPAAATRGGQVAAAPEGRAAEARGSPAAAADGGAAAREGPVAAASREVRMAEMARLLGEPLEEEAPEGRPRSRAGGLAAMPYLRFRHPLSVLGINYQQFLRHYLENYPIAPGRIQELEERRRRFVEACRAREAAFDIEYLRNPQRVDFDILTFTIALTASEVINPLIEELGCDKFIHRE, encoded by the coding sequence ATGTCGCAGCTGCCCCCAGTCAGCAGCGTCCCGCAGACGGGCGCAGCGAGCGGCGACCGCGAGCTCCCGCAGGCCGAGGTAGGCGGCGAGCGGCGTGCGCTCCCGGGTCCGGAGCGACCGGAGGAGATCGGGGAAGGCCCGATGGCGGCGGACCGGGAAGGCCCCGCAGCCCCGGCGGCGGCGACTAGGGGAGGCCAAGTAGCTGCAGCCCCAGAAGGCAGGGCGGCGGAGGCCCGGGGAAGCCCCGCGGCGGCGGCCGATGGCGGCGCAGCGGCCCGCGAAGGCCCGGTGGCGGCGGCGTCCAGGGAAGTCCGGATGGCGGAGATGGCCCGGCTGCTGGGCGAGCCGCTGGAGGAGGAGGCTCCGGAGGGCAGGCCCCGGTCCCGGGCGGGCGGGCTGGCGGCGATGCCGTATCTGCGCTTCCGCCACCCCCTCAGCGTCTTAGGCATCAATTACCAGCAGTTCCTGCGCCACTACCTGGAGAACTACCCGATCGCCCCGGGCCGAATCCAGGAGCTGGAGGAGCGCCGGCGGCGCTTCGTGGAGGCCTGCAGAGCCAGGGAGGCTGCCTTCGACATAGAGTACCTGCGCAACCCCCAGAGGGTGGATTTTGACATTTTAACGTTTACTATAGCCCTAACTGCGTCAGAGGTGATCAATCCTCTAATAGAAGAACTGGGTTGCGATAAGTTCATCCACAGAGAGTGA